A single Limanda limanda chromosome 19, fLimLim1.1, whole genome shotgun sequence DNA region contains:
- the c19h6orf136 gene encoding uncharacterized protein C6orf136 homolog isoform X1 produces the protein MAVCRGVLAFWMGCVGSHGRRQLIKKRSWTLNQAVNWFWIPQTRPLSSASWALEPPNSLRYQNIKQPVLSHPFHNVSHLQREGYYEKDLEEFLRVCVLVRQGESDGLHTLLEIPLFSHIKLGELLALGAHKSSEFSFPLTMVDGSREDDISMDSFKKERTDAITREQGCFRSLFEAERCPAPFMCGSHYYCFHCPGTEPVPCSELKSKRLGIGLDEKPVELPLLHPTTLCSHTEREEGGYTKGDTGEEEKLAVMYERLGIELPSFFIKNHDYTMYSKDIEFLNGLMNTKTRGRVLYQFILSLWRLLCLFYYSEAQLEVLKLTKHMEDRTIKARWRIRGLPFHSVLRFYRKDKSHLYRSYDAFSTFYMGQDGLIHCHKVEKMMPAQPPVAPRITSLMAGAVALGVQEHRPALNLLPFILSSLRHCRN, from the exons GCAGTCAATTGGTTTTGGATCCCTCAAACACGCCCCCTGAGCAGTGCATCATGGGCCCTGGAACCACCCAACAGCCTACGATATCAGAACATTAAGCAGCCAGTGCTCTCCCACCCATTCCACAATGTCAGCCATCTTCAGAGAGAAGGCTACTATGAGAAGGACTTGGAGGAGtttctcagagtgtgtgtgctggtgcGACAGGGTGAGTCAGATGGTCTCCACACCTTGCTGGAAATCCCTCTGTTCAGTCACATTAAACTCGGAGAGCTCCTCGCTCTGGGGGCTCACAAATCCTCTGAGTTCTCCTTTCCCTTAACCATGGTGGATGGCAGCAGAGAGGATGATATCAGCATGGACAGCTTTAAGAAAGAACGAACTGATGCTATAACGAGAGAACAAGGCTGTTTTAGGAGCCTGTTTGAAGCAGAGAGGTGTCCTGCACCGTTCATGTGCGGCTCCCACTATTATTGTTTCCATTGTCCGGGCACAGAACCTGTGCCTTGCAGTGAGCTGAAATCTAAGAGGCTGGGTATTGGACTTGATGAAAAGCCTGTGGAGCTACCTCTTCTGCATCCTACCACTCTGTGTAGCcatacagagagagaagagggtgGATATACTAAAGGAGACactggagaagaggagaagttgGCTGTGATGTATGAAAGACTGGGTATAGAG cttcCAAGTTTCTTTATAAAGAACCATGATTACACCATGTACTCAAAGGATATAGAATTCCTCAATGGCCTCATGAATACCAAGACCAG AGGCCGTGTGTTGTACCAGTTCATCCTCTCCCTGTGGCGCCTACTGTGTCTTTTTTACTACTCTGAGGCTCAGTTGGAGGTGCTGAAGCTCACCAAACACATGGAGGACAGAACCATTAAGGCCCGCTGGAGGATTAGGGGCCTGCCCTTCCACTCTGTGCTGCGCTTCTATCGCAAAGACAAATCTCACCTTTATAG GTCATATGATGCATTCTCTACATTCTACATGGGACAGGATGGACTCATTCATTGTCATAAAGTTGAAAAG ATGATGCCAGCTCAGCCCCCTGTCGCGCCCAGGATAACTTCCCTAATGGCGGGGGCGGTGGCTCTAGGGGTGCAGGAGCATCGACCTGCACTCAACCTGTTGCCCTTCATCCTTTCCTCGCTGCGACATTGCAGAAACTAA
- the c19h6orf136 gene encoding uncharacterized protein C6orf136 homolog isoform X2, which yields MAMVSIGAVNWFWIPQTRPLSSASWALEPPNSLRYQNIKQPVLSHPFHNVSHLQREGYYEKDLEEFLRVCVLVRQGESDGLHTLLEIPLFSHIKLGELLALGAHKSSEFSFPLTMVDGSREDDISMDSFKKERTDAITREQGCFRSLFEAERCPAPFMCGSHYYCFHCPGTEPVPCSELKSKRLGIGLDEKPVELPLLHPTTLCSHTEREEGGYTKGDTGEEEKLAVMYERLGIELPSFFIKNHDYTMYSKDIEFLNGLMNTKTRGRVLYQFILSLWRLLCLFYYSEAQLEVLKLTKHMEDRTIKARWRIRGLPFHSVLRFYRKDKSHLYRSYDAFSTFYMGQDGLIHCHKVEKMMPAQPPVAPRITSLMAGAVALGVQEHRPALNLLPFILSSLRHCRN from the exons GCAGTCAATTGGTTTTGGATCCCTCAAACACGCCCCCTGAGCAGTGCATCATGGGCCCTGGAACCACCCAACAGCCTACGATATCAGAACATTAAGCAGCCAGTGCTCTCCCACCCATTCCACAATGTCAGCCATCTTCAGAGAGAAGGCTACTATGAGAAGGACTTGGAGGAGtttctcagagtgtgtgtgctggtgcGACAGGGTGAGTCAGATGGTCTCCACACCTTGCTGGAAATCCCTCTGTTCAGTCACATTAAACTCGGAGAGCTCCTCGCTCTGGGGGCTCACAAATCCTCTGAGTTCTCCTTTCCCTTAACCATGGTGGATGGCAGCAGAGAGGATGATATCAGCATGGACAGCTTTAAGAAAGAACGAACTGATGCTATAACGAGAGAACAAGGCTGTTTTAGGAGCCTGTTTGAAGCAGAGAGGTGTCCTGCACCGTTCATGTGCGGCTCCCACTATTATTGTTTCCATTGTCCGGGCACAGAACCTGTGCCTTGCAGTGAGCTGAAATCTAAGAGGCTGGGTATTGGACTTGATGAAAAGCCTGTGGAGCTACCTCTTCTGCATCCTACCACTCTGTGTAGCcatacagagagagaagagggtgGATATACTAAAGGAGACactggagaagaggagaagttgGCTGTGATGTATGAAAGACTGGGTATAGAG cttcCAAGTTTCTTTATAAAGAACCATGATTACACCATGTACTCAAAGGATATAGAATTCCTCAATGGCCTCATGAATACCAAGACCAG AGGCCGTGTGTTGTACCAGTTCATCCTCTCCCTGTGGCGCCTACTGTGTCTTTTTTACTACTCTGAGGCTCAGTTGGAGGTGCTGAAGCTCACCAAACACATGGAGGACAGAACCATTAAGGCCCGCTGGAGGATTAGGGGCCTGCCCTTCCACTCTGTGCTGCGCTTCTATCGCAAAGACAAATCTCACCTTTATAG GTCATATGATGCATTCTCTACATTCTACATGGGACAGGATGGACTCATTCATTGTCATAAAGTTGAAAAG ATGATGCCAGCTCAGCCCCCTGTCGCGCCCAGGATAACTTCCCTAATGGCGGGGGCGGTGGCTCTAGGGGTGCAGGAGCATCGACCTGCACTCAACCTGTTGCCCTTCATCCTTTCCTCGCTGCGACATTGCAGAAACTAA